The proteins below are encoded in one region of Dioscorea cayenensis subsp. rotundata cultivar TDr96_F1 chromosome 18, TDr96_F1_v2_PseudoChromosome.rev07_lg8_w22 25.fasta, whole genome shotgun sequence:
- the LOC120282782 gene encoding putative disease resistance protein RGA4: MGGIGKITLAQHAFNNEEVAKCFDQKVWICVSDDFNRSKILQGMVSSRTVSKSEKFSHYRNSDLLEELEKLLIPLQASQMRSAKIVVTTRESKVLRKQDEKNKIVLKGLEDDDYWEFFGSCAFGGTEANEHPSLQIIGYAVREFAKLGVNPGKLAIISKEEEDIISTPDAMEETLKSLL, translated from the exons ATGGGTGGGATTGGCAAGATTACTCTGGCTCAACATGCATtcaacaatgaagaagttgcaAAATGTTTTGATCAAAAGGTGTGGATTTGTGTGTCAGATGATTTCAATAGGTCAAAGATCCTTCAAGGCATGGTGAGCTCTCGTACTGTTTCTAAATCTGAAAAATTCTCCCACTACAGAAATTCGGACCTTTTAGAAG AATTGGAAAAACTCCTCATCCCTCTACAAGCTTCTCAAATGAGGTCTGCGAAAATTGTGGTGACAACCAGAGAATCAAAAGTGTTGAGAAagcaagatgaaaaaaataaaattgtgctAAAAGGTTTAGAGGATGATGACTACTGGGAATTCTTTGGAAGTTGTGCATTTGGTGGTACAGAGGCTAATGAACATCCAAGCTTGCAAATTATAG GATATGCTGTGAGGGAGTTTGCGAAGCTTGGAGTGAATCCGGGAAAGCTTGCTATTATTTCCAAGGAAGAG GAG GATATTATATCTACACCTGATGCAATGGAGGAAACATTAAAGAGCTTATTGTAA